A section of the Myxocyprinus asiaticus isolate MX2 ecotype Aquarium Trade chromosome 22, UBuf_Myxa_2, whole genome shotgun sequence genome encodes:
- the ugl gene encoding malate synthase-like encodes MVVHKGIELETPPSGLEREFHTLFSSEALQFLSELISTFQPEVDKVLKLRVLRKVQLDLTGELPGFLQDTAHLRNDPNWRVSPVPPRLRCRHVDIGDLSPCDTQRFIQGLKSTAQGLQVDFDDGNCPTYRNQIKGIYNVYLAVHNQYQDVLPISQAPVLMLRPRAWNMVEHNMMVNGREVPGSLFDFGLLMFHNAKLLLQNQSGPFFYLSKVESYMEARLWSQIFFWTEKKLGLPEGSIKATVLIECVLASFEMEEILYELKEHSAGLNCGIWDYSASFVNKFGHRTDFLLPDRSKYVDMEKRFLHSYMDLLVQTCHRRGALATGGMAALLLPRDKDSVLYKTVLRTVTRLKLLEIQAGVDGFMVYDMDLIDPMQKLFQLHSHGQNQLLQLRDDITVTPEDLLTMPAGGVTLYGLRYNIAVGILFIEAWLSGRGHFFYLGKVEDSATAEISRSQVWQWIRHQVRLEDNGMLVTRALVSSLAEGLMGDLKAAIVCQTSRDEQRLMTAVSMFLEIVQKNDFPEFLTTYLNLDHTFLSSQSLHDKGQMDGSPKARL; translated from the exons ATGGTG GTACACAAAGGTATCGAGCTGGAAACACCTCCTTCAGGACTGGAGAGAGAGTTTCACACTCTATTCAGCTCTGAAGCCCTGCAATTTCTATCTGAACTCATCTCTACCTTCCAACCAGAGGTTGACAAG GTCCTAAAGCTGCGAGTTCTTAGAAAAGTTCAATTGGATCTGACTGGAGAGCTGCCAGGATTTCTGCAGGACACAGCTCACCTCCGAAATGATCCCAACTGGAGAGTCAGCCCTGTTCCACCCAGATTACGCTGCAGACATGTGGACATTGGTGACCTTTCACCCTGTGACACACAGCGCTTTATACAGGGACTCAAATCCACTGCCCAAGGGTTACAG GTTGATTTCGATGATGGCAACTGTCCTACATATCGCAATCAAATTAAGGgcatatataatgtttatctgGCTGTTCACAACCAGTATCAGG ATGTACTGCCCATTTCTCAGGCACCAGTGCTGATGCTACGCCCACGAGCATGGAACATGGTGGAACACAACATGATG GTGAATGGTCGAGAGGTTCCAGGTTCATTGTTTGACTTTGGTCTGCTGATGTTTCATAATGCAAAGCTACTTCTTCAAAACCAGAGTGGTCCTTTTTTCTACTTGTCCAAG GTTGAGAGCTACATGGAGGCCAGACTGTGGAGTCAGATTTTTTTCTGGACTGAAAAAAAG CTTGGCCTGCCAGAAGGCTCTATAAAGGCAACTGTGTTGATCGAGTGTGTCCTAGCATCATTTGAGATGGAGgagattttgtatgaactcaAGGAGCACTCTGCTGGTTTAAACTGTGGCATTTGGGATTACTCGGCGTCCTTTGTCAACAAATTTG gTCATCGGACCGATTTCCTCCTCCCTGACCGCAGTAAGTATGTGGATATGGAGAAGCGTTTCCTGCACAGCTACATGGATCTGCTTGTGCAGACTTGTCACCGCAGGGGTGCTCTAGCAACAGGTGGCATGGCAGCATTGTTGTTGCCTAGAGACAAAGACAGTGTCCTCTACAAGACAGTACTCCGTACTGTCACCAG aCTTAAGTTACTGGAAATCCAAGCAGGAGTTGATGGGTTCATGGTCTACGACATGGATCTAATTGATCCCATGCAAAAA CTGTTTCAGCTTCACTCTCATGGTCAGAACCAACTCCTGCAGCTGCGTGATGACATCACTGTGACCCCTGAGGACTTGCTCACTATGCCTGCG GGTGGAGTAACATTGTATGGACTGAGGTATAACATTGCTGTAGGAATCCTCTTCATAGAAGCCTGGCTTTCAG GCAGAGGGCATTTCTTCTATCTGGGGAAGGTGGAAGATTCAGCTACAGCAGAGATTTCCAGGTCTCAG gtCTGGCAGTGGATCCGGCACCAGGTGAGACTGGAGGATAATGGTATGCTAGTGACAAGAGCTCTAGTCAGCAGCTTGGCAGAAGGTCTGATGGGGGATCTGAAGGCAGCTATAGTTTGCCAAACAAGCAG AGATGAACAGAGGTTGATGACTGCTGTGTCCATGTTTCTAGAAATAGTGCAAAAGAATGATTTCCCTGAGTTCCTCACTACCTACCTTAACCTGGACCACACGTTCCTTAGCTCTCAGAGCCTACATGACAAGGGACAGATGGACGGGTCACCCAAAGCCAGGCTCTAA
- the rab33ba gene encoding RAB33B, member RAS oncogene family a has protein sequence MADIESSFEFSSSFTSSSLPPPRTRIFKIIVIGDSGVGKTCLTYRFCAGKFPDKTEATIGVDFREKIVEIDGEKIKVQLWDTAGQERFRKSMVQHYYRNVHAVVFVYDVTNAASFRSLPAWIEECRQHALGQEVPRILVGNKCDLRHAAQVSTDVAQQFADAHSMPLFETSAKNPFGNDEGSRNNSDHVEAIFMTVAHKLKSQKPLVLSQPPSGSGDIVTLRKEEEDGGAWGCGCWRS, from the exons ATGGCAGATATCGAGTCCTCTTTTGAATTCAGCTCATCTTTTACTAGTTCCTCGCTGCCTCCCCCACGGACTCGAATCTTTAAAATAATCGTAATCGGAGACTCCGGAGTTGGCAAGACGTGCCTCACTTATAGATTCTGTGCGGGCAAGTTTCCAGACAAGACTGAGGCCACTATAGGGGTGGATTTTCGGGAGAAGATTGTCGAAATAGACGGCGAGAAAATCAAG GTTCAGTTGTGGGACACTGCAGGTCAGGAGCGCTTCCGTAAAAGCATGGTTCAGCACTACTACCGTAATGTCCACGCTGTGGTGTTTGTCTACGATGTCACAAATGCTGCTAGTTTCCGAAGCCTTCCGGCGTGGATCGAGGAGTGCCGTCAGCACGCTCTGGGTCAAGAGGTGCCCAGAATCCTGGTTGGCAATAAATGTGACCTGCGCCATGCCGCTCAAGTAAGCACTGACGTAGCACAGCAGTTTGCTGATGCCCACTCAATGCCTCTGTTTGAGACCTCAGCCAAGAACCCCTTTGGAAACGATGAAGGCAGTCGGAATAATAGTGACCACGTTGAggccatttttatgactgtggCGCACAAGCTGAAATCTCAGAAACCGCTGGTGTTAAGTCAGCCACCTAGTGGATCGGGAGATATCGTTACTCTAAGGAAGGAAGAGGAGGACGGGGGAGCCTGGGGTTGTGGCTGCTGGAGGAGCTAA
- the zgc:113425 gene encoding uncharacterized protein zgc:113425, whose protein sequence is MSMQWGRGHHAAPAREAGKCVTRAGPSRSQTKRPGSDQRNKRSRRPVMDSYRYFIFNQKSVVVLGILQVACAGLCVVCGFMDAVFRKSTTLSETRAPLWAGLIMAAPGVLALFASQKKNPILVNVMIVSSVMSLVAVVIVFVYACVTLSYGEEDDEVFHAHPVPEVRFILSRMVRGANSTLLVACMGSLLFSSLITFVGCRSLPLCGCYDSVNGMQYLVPQNDPIAPTELICTWQGGDERIFNSPVSFMDRCPEQEQQDISTPPPYSRLS, encoded by the exons ATGTCCatgcagtgggggcgtggtcatcaTGCTGCACCTGCGCGCGAGGCAGGTAAATGTGTGACACGCGCTGGACCCTCGCGCTCTCAAACAAAGCGGCCAGGAAGTGATCAAAGGAATAAGCGCAG TCGGAGGCCTGTAATGGACAGTTACAGGTATTTCATCTTCAATCAGAAGAGTGTGGTGGTCTTGGGAATCCTTCAGGTGGCGTGTGCTGGACTCTGTGTAGTTTGCGGATTTATGGATGCAGTCTTCCGCAAGAGTACTACTCTGAGTGAAACCAGAGCTCCACTTTGGGCTGGACTG ATTATGGCTGCCCCTGGAGTGCTTGCCCTCTTTGCATCACAGAAGAAAAATCCTATTttg GTCAATGTCATGATAGTCTCCTCTGTGATGTCTCTTGTTGCTGTTGTGATTGTGTTCGTTTACGCTTGCGTCACTCTCAGTTATGGAGAAGAGGATGATGAGGTCTTCCACGCCCATCCTGTCCCTGAAGTG AGGTTTATCCTTAGCCGGATGGTGAGAGGTGCTAACAGCACTCTTCTGGTGGCCTGCATGGGTTCTCTGCTCTTCTCTTCTCTCATCACATTTGTTGGCTGCCGCAGTCTGCCGCTTTGCGGCTGCTATGACTCAGTGAATGgcatg CAGTACCTAGTTCCCCAGAATGATCCTATTGCTCCAACTGAACTGATCTGCACTTGGCAAG GCGGAGATGAACGTATCTTTAACTCTCCTGTGTCTTTCATGGATCGCTGCCCTGAGCAGGAACAGCAAGACATCTCCACACCTCCACCTTACAGCAGATTATCTTAG
- the setd7 gene encoding histone-lysine N-methyltransferase SETD7 isoform X1, producing the protein MDSDDDNIEEMVEGPLDEDEQPHGFCTVTYSSSDRFEGLFVHGEKNGKGKFFFFDGSTLEGFYVDDALQGKGIYTYEDGGALHGTYVDGELNGPAQEFDSDRHLVFRGQYKDNIRCGMCWVYYPDGGCVVGEVNEDGEMTGKAVAYVYPDGYTSLYGTFVDGELIEGRLATLTTQVNSRPHFTVDPDSPVYSYDKSTPSCIAGHKLLPDPYESQRVYVGQSLISGAGEGLFAKTEAKADTVMAFYNGVRITHSEVDSRDWSMNGNTISLDEDTVIDVPEPFSLTENYCASLGHKANHSFTPNCKYDPFVHPRFGQIKCIRTIRAVQKDEELTVAYGYDHKTSGKSGPEAPEWYMKELLEFQQSESGKGAEEAC; encoded by the exons GGCCTTTGGATGAAGATGAGCAGCCTCATGGTTTCTGTACTGTAACATACTCCTCCAGTGACAGATTTGAGGGACTCTTTGTTCATGGGGAGAAGAATGGAAAAGGCAAATTTTTCTTTTTCGATGGGAG TACGTTGGAGGGTTTCTATGTGGACGATGCTTTACAGGGCAAGGGCATTTACACATATGAGGATGGAGGAGCACTACATGGGACGTACGTAGACGGCGAGCTCAATGGACCAGCTCAAGAGTTCGATTCTGACCGTCACCTGGTCTTCAGGGGCCAGTACAAGGACAACATTCGCTGTGGCATGTGCTGGGTCTACTACCCG GATGGTGGCTGTGTGGTGGGGGAAGTGAATGAAGATGGAGAGATGACAGGAAAGGCGGTGGCCTATGTTTACCCTGATGGATACACGTCTCTATATGGCACCTTTGTAGACGGAGAACTTATTGAGGGTCGACTTGCTACTCTTACCACTCAAGTGAACAGCAGACCACACTTCACTGTTGATCCAGACA GTCCTGTTTACAGCTACGATAAATCCACTCCTTCCTGCATCGCTGGACATAAACTGTTGCCAGACCCCTATGAGAGCCAACG TGTTTATGTGGGACAGTCACTTATCTCTGGAGCTGGGGAAGGGCTATTTGCAAAAACTGAAGCTAAGGCTGACACAGTGATGGCTTTTTATAATGGAGTCCGCATTACACATTCAgag GTGGACAGTCGTGATTGGTCCATGAATGGAAACACCATTTCATTGGATGAGGACACAGTGATTGATGTTCCAGAACCATTCAGTCTAACGGAGAATTATTGTGCATCTCTAGGTCACAAGGCCAATCACTCTTTCACCCCCAACTGCAAATATGACCC GTTTGTCCACCCTCGTTTTGGGCAGATAAAATGCATCCGAACAATCCGTGCAGTACAGAAGGATGAGGAACTTACTGTTGCTTACGGTTATGACCATAAGACATCAGGGAAGTCTGGTCCAGAGGCACCGGAATGGTACATGAAGGAATTGCTGGAGTTTCAGCAGAGTGAATCGGGAAAAGGGGCTGAAGAGGCCTGCTGA
- the setd7 gene encoding histone-lysine N-methyltransferase SETD7 isoform X2: MDSDDDNIEEMVEGPLDEDEQPHGFCTVTYSSSDRFEGLFVHGEKNGKGKFFFFDGSTLEGFYVDDALQGKGIYTYEDGGALHGTYVDGELNGPAQEFDSDRHLVFRGQYKDNIRCGMCWVYYPDGGCVVGEVNEDGEMTGKAVAYVYPDGYTSLYGTFVDGELIEGRLATLTTQVNSRPHFTVDPDSPVYSYDKSTPSCIAGHKLLPDPYESQRVYVGQSLISGAGEGLFAKTEAKADTVMAFYNGVRITHSEVDSRDWSMNGNTISLDEDTVIDVPEPFSLTENYCASLGHKANHSFTPNCKYDPSLIFAQVCPPSFWADKMHPNNPCSTEG; this comes from the exons GGCCTTTGGATGAAGATGAGCAGCCTCATGGTTTCTGTACTGTAACATACTCCTCCAGTGACAGATTTGAGGGACTCTTTGTTCATGGGGAGAAGAATGGAAAAGGCAAATTTTTCTTTTTCGATGGGAG TACGTTGGAGGGTTTCTATGTGGACGATGCTTTACAGGGCAAGGGCATTTACACATATGAGGATGGAGGAGCACTACATGGGACGTACGTAGACGGCGAGCTCAATGGACCAGCTCAAGAGTTCGATTCTGACCGTCACCTGGTCTTCAGGGGCCAGTACAAGGACAACATTCGCTGTGGCATGTGCTGGGTCTACTACCCG GATGGTGGCTGTGTGGTGGGGGAAGTGAATGAAGATGGAGAGATGACAGGAAAGGCGGTGGCCTATGTTTACCCTGATGGATACACGTCTCTATATGGCACCTTTGTAGACGGAGAACTTATTGAGGGTCGACTTGCTACTCTTACCACTCAAGTGAACAGCAGACCACACTTCACTGTTGATCCAGACA GTCCTGTTTACAGCTACGATAAATCCACTCCTTCCTGCATCGCTGGACATAAACTGTTGCCAGACCCCTATGAGAGCCAACG TGTTTATGTGGGACAGTCACTTATCTCTGGAGCTGGGGAAGGGCTATTTGCAAAAACTGAAGCTAAGGCTGACACAGTGATGGCTTTTTATAATGGAGTCCGCATTACACATTCAgag GTGGACAGTCGTGATTGGTCCATGAATGGAAACACCATTTCATTGGATGAGGACACAGTGATTGATGTTCCAGAACCATTCAGTCTAACGGAGAATTATTGTGCATCTCTAGGTCACAAGGCCAATCACTCTTTCACCCCCAACTGCAAATATGACCC TAGTTTGATTTTTGCCCAGGTTTGTCCACCCTCGTTTTGGGCAGATAAAATGCATCCGAACAATCCGTGCAGTACAGAAGGATGA
- the setd7 gene encoding histone-lysine N-methyltransferase SETD7 isoform X3, producing the protein MDSDDDNIEEMVEGPLDEDEQPHGFCTVTYSSSDRFEGLFVHGEKNGKGKFFFFDGSTLEGFYVDDALQGKGIYTYEDGGALHGTYVDGELNGPAQEFDSDRHLVFRGQYKDNIRCGMCWVYYPDGGCVVGEVNEDGEMTGKAVAYVYPDGYTSLYGTFVDGELIEGRLATLTTQVNSRPHFTVDPDSVRELDVTGSVKVPTMAHNSSNIALVSRKCFTHRSSLKLKPPFHCIRQTTDDRPEVSHFKRSVATAVWSSDHLQRWNFGSDLSFGYVEIFARQDRM; encoded by the exons GGCCTTTGGATGAAGATGAGCAGCCTCATGGTTTCTGTACTGTAACATACTCCTCCAGTGACAGATTTGAGGGACTCTTTGTTCATGGGGAGAAGAATGGAAAAGGCAAATTTTTCTTTTTCGATGGGAG TACGTTGGAGGGTTTCTATGTGGACGATGCTTTACAGGGCAAGGGCATTTACACATATGAGGATGGAGGAGCACTACATGGGACGTACGTAGACGGCGAGCTCAATGGACCAGCTCAAGAGTTCGATTCTGACCGTCACCTGGTCTTCAGGGGCCAGTACAAGGACAACATTCGCTGTGGCATGTGCTGGGTCTACTACCCG GATGGTGGCTGTGTGGTGGGGGAAGTGAATGAAGATGGAGAGATGACAGGAAAGGCGGTGGCCTATGTTTACCCTGATGGATACACGTCTCTATATGGCACCTTTGTAGACGGAGAACTTATTGAGGGTCGACTTGCTACTCTTACCACTCAAGTGAACAGCAGACCACACTTCACTGTTGATCCAGACA GTGTGCGagagcttgatgtgactggctcAGTGAAAGTTCCGActatggcacacaattcttcaaacataGCCCTGGTTAGTCGAAAGTGCTTCACCCACAGATCGTCGTTAAA attgaagccgccttttcactgcatccgacaaacgacagatgacagaccagaggtcagtcatttcaaacgGAGTGTAGCGacggctgtgtggagttccgaccatctgcagaggtggaatttcggatctgatttgagcttcggatacgttgaaatatttgCGCGACAAGACCGTATGTGA
- the setd7 gene encoding histone-lysine N-methyltransferase SETD7 isoform X4, giving the protein MDSDDDNIEEMVEGPLDEDEQPHGFCTVTYSSSDRFEGLFVHGEKNGKGKFFFFDGSTLEGFYVDDALQGKGIYTYEDGGALHGTYVDGELNGPAQEFDSDRHLVFRGQYKDNIRCGMCWVYYPDGGCVVGEVNEDGEMTGKAVAYVYPDGYTSLYGTFVDGELIEGRLATLTTQVNSRPHFTVDPDSVRELDVTGSVKVPTMAHNSSNIALVSRKCFTHRSSLKSFSFILLD; this is encoded by the exons GGCCTTTGGATGAAGATGAGCAGCCTCATGGTTTCTGTACTGTAACATACTCCTCCAGTGACAGATTTGAGGGACTCTTTGTTCATGGGGAGAAGAATGGAAAAGGCAAATTTTTCTTTTTCGATGGGAG TACGTTGGAGGGTTTCTATGTGGACGATGCTTTACAGGGCAAGGGCATTTACACATATGAGGATGGAGGAGCACTACATGGGACGTACGTAGACGGCGAGCTCAATGGACCAGCTCAAGAGTTCGATTCTGACCGTCACCTGGTCTTCAGGGGCCAGTACAAGGACAACATTCGCTGTGGCATGTGCTGGGTCTACTACCCG GATGGTGGCTGTGTGGTGGGGGAAGTGAATGAAGATGGAGAGATGACAGGAAAGGCGGTGGCCTATGTTTACCCTGATGGATACACGTCTCTATATGGCACCTTTGTAGACGGAGAACTTATTGAGGGTCGACTTGCTACTCTTACCACTCAAGTGAACAGCAGACCACACTTCACTGTTGATCCAGACA GTGTGCGagagcttgatgtgactggctcAGTGAAAGTTCCGActatggcacacaattcttcaaacataGCCCTGGTTAGTCGAAAGTGCTTCACCCACAGATCGTCGTTAAA atcattttctttcatcttactagattga
- the setd7 gene encoding histone-lysine N-methyltransferase SETD7 isoform X5, with translation MDSDDDNIEEMVEGPLDEDEQPHGFCTVTYSSSDRFEGLFVHGEKNGKGKFFFFDGSTLEGFYVDDALQGKGIYTYEDGGALHGTYVDGELNGPAQEFDSDRHLVFRGQYKDNIRCGMCWVYYPDGGCVVGEVNEDGEMTGKAVAYVYPDGYTSLYGTFVDGELIEGRLATLTTQVNSRPHFTVDPDN, from the exons GGCCTTTGGATGAAGATGAGCAGCCTCATGGTTTCTGTACTGTAACATACTCCTCCAGTGACAGATTTGAGGGACTCTTTGTTCATGGGGAGAAGAATGGAAAAGGCAAATTTTTCTTTTTCGATGGGAG TACGTTGGAGGGTTTCTATGTGGACGATGCTTTACAGGGCAAGGGCATTTACACATATGAGGATGGAGGAGCACTACATGGGACGTACGTAGACGGCGAGCTCAATGGACCAGCTCAAGAGTTCGATTCTGACCGTCACCTGGTCTTCAGGGGCCAGTACAAGGACAACATTCGCTGTGGCATGTGCTGGGTCTACTACCCG GATGGTGGCTGTGTGGTGGGGGAAGTGAATGAAGATGGAGAGATGACAGGAAAGGCGGTGGCCTATGTTTACCCTGATGGATACACGTCTCTATATGGCACCTTTGTAGACGGAGAACTTATTGAGGGTCGACTTGCTACTCTTACCACTCAAGTGAACAGCAGACCACACTTCACTGTTGATCCAGACA attga